A window of Candidatus Dependentiae bacterium genomic DNA:
CCAGAGAACCCAGGTTCCACCGACATTACTAAAACTTGATCTATGACATTCAAGAATGGAAAAATTGTCTCTACGTTGGTTTTTGGCGATAGTGCAATGCTTGCCCGCCATTTTTTTTCATGAATGCGATTAATTAAGCTCATTGCATCTTTAATTGTTTCTATGTGAAAACTCACTATGCTACCGGCTGGTAGGTTGAGTTCTTCAAGCCATGTCCCAGGATTTTCAACCATCAAGTGAACCCAGAGTGGTCGACATGTGGCTGCGGCTATTGCATGCATAAATGCTACCCCCCAGGTCAGGTTTGGGACAAAATGGTGGTCCATAATGTCCAAATGGTAGCCGTCGCAGTAGGGGTCGAGGGTTTTTATTTCGTTTTGTAAGTTAAGTAAATCGGCCGAAATTAATGAAGGAAAAATGAGTGCCATGGCGTGTAAAACTCCTGTTTTTTTATGTGATTTTAGGCATTTGTGGTATACTAACATGTATGGGAATTTTAGGTAAACCATTTCTATTTTTTAGGGGTTATTATATGAAAAAATATGGTTCAGCTGCTTTTTTGGCGCTGTTATTGATGGCTAGTGCTCAAGTTCAGGCGGTTAGCTTTAAAGAACTGGGATTTGAGACAGCAAAGCAGTTGGCTCAGTTTAGCTTTGAATGTGGTAAGTTATCGGTCAAAGCTGGCTTAGAGCCTGAGCAAACAGGCCGCATGGTCGCTTTTGGTGGCATTGGAGCATCAGCCATAGGCGGCGGCTTAGTTGGCCTAGCTGGCTATAAATTGTATCGCTTGGCAAAGTGGCTTTGTGTGGCAACGCATAAAAGAGTGACGGGTCAAGAATATGAAGTGAAGCACGAAGCAAGTGCGCAACCATTGTGTGTTGTTTCAGCAGCGGCGCTTGCTGGATTAGCCGCGACGGCGTATGTTTTGGCTATGCCAGCACAGTAACATTGAAATAGGTTTTTTTAGTTAATTATTGTATATGAATAGGAATGATATGACAGTAGAACAAGGCGTAAAAAAAGTAGGCATGATCATCTTAATGGAACAAGATCTAGCCAAAGCAGTTGAATTTTATCAAGGTCTAGGCTTCAGACTTAAGTTTCATTTAAAAGAAAAATGGGCTGAATTTGAATTGGGTGACGTTAAGCTTGGCTTATGTCCAACCAGTGAAGATCTTGGCTTAATCCGTACAGGAATTGTCTTAGAAGTGGAAGATCTTAAGGGTATGTATTTAGCTCGTAAAGATGATATTCACTTTTTTGGCGAACCACAAGAAGCGGTACACGGGATTATGGTTAGTTTTAAAGATCCAAGCGGCAACGTATTGGACCTCTACCAGCCAACTCCTGAAAAAGTTAAAGATTTGGTGGGTCAAACTGTTCAAAAAGATGAAGATGGTTGCTGTGGTTCGGAAGAGTCCTGCTGCTAATCATTTTGCGATGGTCTATTAAGAATAAAAAACATCGATATCTGAGTCCTTCTTCGAAGATATCGTTATTGAGTTTTTAAGATTTCATTCTAAACTAATTTTAAGTGAAGAAGTGAAAAGTGTGGTTTTAAAGAGTAAAAAATAGTGTTAATTTTTATAGGAGGAAGCAAGCATGTTTGAAAAATTCCGCCCCTTGGGCGACCGTGTTTTAGTGGCACGTGTAGAAGATCAGGAAAAAACTGCCGGTGGCATTTATATTCCTGATGCAGCTCGTGAAAAAGCACAAACAGGTAAGGTCATTGCTGTGGGAACCGGTCGTATTGACACAACGGGTAAAGTTACTCCATTGCATGTTGCAGTTGGTGACCTTGTCTATTTTGGTAAATATTCTGGTACCGAAGCTGGCAAAGACTACCTGATTGTTCGTGAAGATGAAATTTTAGGCATTATTGAAAAATAACAATAAGGAGTTTTTAGTATGTCATCAAAAAAAATAACTTTTGGCGTTGATGCACGTGAAAAGATCCGTAAAGGGATTGATACACTTGCTGATGCGGTTAAAGTAACCCTCGGGCCCAAAGGTCGCAACGTAATTTTTGAACGTTCATTTGGTTCTCCAGTCATCACCAAAGATGGTGTCAGTGTTGCTAAAGAAATCGAACTTAAAGATAAGTTAGAAAACATGGGCGCACAAATGGTGCGTGAAGTTGCAAGCAAAACAGCTGACAT
This region includes:
- a CDS encoding ribulose-phosphate 3-epimerase → MALIFPSLISADLLNLQNEIKTLDPYCDGYHLDIMDHHFVPNLTWGVAFMHAIAAATCRPLWVHLMVENPGTWLEELNLPAGSIVSFHIETIKDAMSLINRIHEKKWRASIALSPKTNVETIFPFLNVIDQVLVMSVEPGFSGQQFILAAVDKVDKLVAYRQAHDLPFTIGMDGGINKENITMLVDHGVQDIAIANAIFGHKDRVAALQKLKALIK
- a CDS encoding co-chaperone GroES; amino-acid sequence: MFEKFRPLGDRVLVARVEDQEKTAGGIYIPDAAREKAQTGKVIAVGTGRIDTTGKVTPLHVAVGDLVYFGKYSGTEAGKDYLIVREDEILGIIEK